In Candidatus Hydrogenedentota bacterium, one genomic interval encodes:
- a CDS encoding translation initiation factor IF-3 translates to MAKDKREDLVRINDQIRARQVRVIDEEGEQLGIMSPRDAIREAENRGYDLVEVAPKASPPVCRIMDYGKYRYEQKRRARESKKHQHTVSVKEIKYRPKIDKHDFDFKTNHVRDFLKDGNKVRITIMFRGREMAHQEFGREVLRRVVEATADLCGDQDLSQLKMEGRNMSLMLTPGK, encoded by the coding sequence ATCGCAAAAGACAAGAGGGAAGATCTGGTACGTATTAATGATCAGATCCGTGCACGTCAAGTGCGTGTAATTGATGAAGAAGGCGAGCAGCTGGGGATTATGTCACCCCGAGATGCCATTCGTGAAGCAGAAAATCGCGGCTATGATTTAGTGGAGGTAGCGCCCAAAGCGTCTCCGCCTGTGTGTCGCATTATGGATTACGGCAAGTATCGCTATGAGCAAAAACGCCGTGCCCGTGAATCGAAAAAGCATCAGCATACAGTTTCGGTGAAAGAGATCAAATATCGTCCGAAAATTGACAAACATGATTTTGATTTCAAAACGAACCATGTGCGCGATTTTTTGAAAGACGGGAACAAAGTACGCATTACGATTATGTTCCGCGGCCGCGAAATGGCGCATCAGGAATTTGGTCGTGAAGTACTGCGGCGTGTTGTTGAGGCAACGGCTGACCTGTGCGGCGATCAAGACTTGAGCCAACTCAAGATGGAGGGACGCAATATGTCTCTCATGCTCACACCGGGCAAATAA
- a CDS encoding 1-(5-phosphoribosyl)-5-((5-phosphoribosylamino)methylideneamino)imidazole-4-carboxamide isomerase (catalyzes the formation of 5-(5-phospho-1-deoxyribulos-1-ylamino)methylideneamino-l-(5-hosphoribosyl)imidazole-4-carboxamide from 1-(5-phosphoribosyl)-5-[(5-phosphoribosylamino)methylideneamino] imidazole-4-carboxamide): protein MRIVPAVDIRGGLCVNLVQGDYGQETVYAAEPVEQAALWWTALEAQLTPNEMEEAIIHIVDLDGAKTGSCCVLPQLQELKRRRIRFEVGGGLRSLEALESVFEAGASRAILGTAAYRDPELLREACRRWPGRIAAGIDARDGFLSLNAWLEDTRASALEFAHTVEAAGAARIIYTDILSDGMMKGPNYETTAATAKAVSIPVTISGGIASLDNMRTARGYASAGIDEIIVGRALYEGEFTIGEAIAVLKEGS from the coding sequence ATGCGCATTGTACCTGCGGTAGATATCCGTGGCGGTCTATGTGTCAATCTGGTGCAAGGGGATTACGGGCAAGAAACGGTTTATGCCGCCGAGCCTGTGGAACAGGCGGCGCTGTGGTGGACTGCTTTGGAAGCGCAGCTCACGCCCAACGAAATGGAAGAAGCGATTATCCATATCGTAGACCTTGACGGCGCAAAGACCGGAAGCTGTTGTGTGCTGCCTCAATTACAAGAACTGAAACGCCGCCGTATCCGCTTTGAAGTGGGCGGCGGCTTACGTTCTTTGGAAGCCCTTGAGTCTGTCTTTGAGGCGGGCGCGTCCCGCGCGATTTTGGGAACCGCTGCCTACCGCGATCCCGAATTGTTGCGCGAAGCCTGCCGCCGTTGGCCCGGCCGCATTGCCGCGGGCATTGACGCACGCGATGGATTCCTTTCGCTCAATGCGTGGCTCGAAGATACCCGCGCTTCTGCCCTTGAATTCGCGCACACCGTTGAGGCTGCCGGCGCTGCCCGCATCATTTACACGGACATCCTCAGCGACGGTATGATGAAGGGACCCAATTACGAAACCACGGCGGCAACGGCAAAGGCGGTGTCCATTCCTGTGACCATTTCAGGGGGCATCGCGTCCCTCGACAACATGCGTACTGCCCGCGGCTACGCGTCTGCAGGCATCGATGAAATTATT
- the rplT gene encoding 50S ribosomal protein L20, giving the protein MPRATNNPASKRRRTKVLKQAAGFRGSRHRLYKSAQQAVDHSGMYAYRDRKNRKRDFRRLWIARINAGARANGLTYNRFMEGLRKAEIALDRKVLAELAVNNADAFRVLVERARASLSVA; this is encoded by the coding sequence ATGCCTCGTGCAACCAATAATCCGGCTTCCAAACGCCGTCGTACCAAAGTGCTTAAACAAGCGGCGGGTTTTCGCGGAAGCCGCCATCGCCTCTATAAAAGCGCGCAGCAGGCCGTCGATCACAGCGGCATGTATGCCTATCGTGACCGTAAAAATCGTAAACGGGATTTTCGCCGTCTGTGGATCGCTCGTATTAACGCGGGCGCCCGTGCCAATGGGCTGACCTACAACCGTTTCATGGAAGGTTTGCGCAAGGCGGAAATTGCGCTGGATCGCAAGGTCCTGGCTGAACTTGCCGTGAACAACGCGGATGCCTTTCGTGTGTTGGTAGAGCGTGCACGGGCTTCCTTGTCGGTAGCCTAA
- the rpmI gene encoding 50S ribosomal protein L35, translating to MPKIKTNRGAAKRFSRTKTGKFKRQHAFARHLKAVKSPKRIRDLRQSTLVAAVDVPRVKRMLPYA from the coding sequence ATGCCAAAAATTAAAACAAATCGTGGTGCTGCGAAGCGTTTCAGCCGTACCAAAACCGGTAAATTCAAACGTCAACATGCTTTTGCGCGTCATCTTAAAGCGGTGAAAAGCCCCAAACGCATCCGCGACTTGCGTCAGTCTACCTTGGTCGCTGCCGTGGATGTGCCGCGGGTCAAGCGCATGCTGCCCTACGCCTAA
- a CDS encoding aldo/keto reductase: MQYKAIGNSNIEASVVAMGTWVTGGGKTWDGVDDQESLRAVDAALDQGVNFFDTAPGYGWGHGEEILGKALKGRRDKAIIATKCGIWWRDERGSFHYHIDGRDTYISLRPDTIELELEDSLRRLDTDYIDLYQIHWPAKEPELTPISDTMACLWKLKDAGKIRAIGVSNVSLSQLQEYHSCGGVASDQFRYSLINRGAEADILPYCREKHIGTLTYMSLEHGLLTGKIGMDRVFKETEFRSDQNWNRWFKQENRPKVLDMLAGWFDLTEKYNCSLAQLAIAWTAAQQGVTHVLCGMRTAQQAIDNAGAGVIVMEEEDLARMRRDAVLLGEPA; encoded by the coding sequence ATGCAGTATAAAGCGATTGGCAATTCGAATATTGAAGCGTCGGTAGTTGCCATGGGTACGTGGGTGACCGGTGGCGGGAAAACTTGGGACGGCGTAGATGATCAAGAATCTTTACGTGCCGTAGATGCTGCGCTCGATCAGGGGGTCAACTTTTTCGACACCGCGCCCGGCTATGGCTGGGGCCATGGTGAAGAGATTTTGGGTAAAGCGCTGAAGGGTCGGCGCGACAAAGCGATCATCGCCACAAAGTGCGGTATTTGGTGGCGGGACGAACGAGGCTCATTTCATTATCATATCGACGGCAGAGACACTTACATCAGTTTGCGCCCCGACACGATTGAGCTGGAATTGGAAGACAGTCTTCGCCGGCTCGACACGGATTATATCGATTTGTATCAAATCCATTGGCCTGCGAAAGAGCCGGAACTGACGCCCATCAGCGATACCATGGCGTGCCTGTGGAAGCTGAAAGACGCCGGTAAAATACGGGCCATCGGCGTGTCCAACGTTTCGCTTAGCCAGCTGCAGGAATATCACAGCTGCGGCGGCGTTGCCAGTGACCAGTTCCGCTATAGTCTCATTAACCGTGGGGCAGAAGCCGATATCCTGCCCTATTGCCGAGAGAAACATATCGGCACCTTAACCTATATGTCTTTGGAACACGGGCTGCTCACGGGCAAGATCGGCATGGACCGTGTGTTCAAAGAGACGGAATTTCGCAGTGATCAAAACTGGAACCGGTGGTTCAAGCAGGAGAATCGTCCCAAAGTACTGGACATGCTCGCGGGCTGGTTCGATTTGACGGAGAAATACAACTGTTCTCTGGCGCAATTGGCGATCGCTTGGACAGCAGCACAACAGGGCGTAACCCATGTGCTCTGCGGTATGCGCACGGCGCAGCAAGCCATTGATAATGCCGGCGCCGGCGTGATCGTCATGGAAGAGGAAGACCTTGCGCGGATGCGTCGCGATGCGGTTTTGCTGGGCGAGCCGGCGTAA